Proteins encoded in a region of the Mycolicibacterium chitae genome:
- the rpmG gene encoding 50S ribosomal protein L33 translates to MMAKSTDIRPVVRLKSTAGTGYTYVTRKNRRNDPDRLVLRKYDPVVRKHVDFREER, encoded by the coding sequence CTGATGGCCAAGAGCACCGACATCCGTCCGGTGGTGCGGCTGAAATCCACTGCGGGAACCGGATACACCTACGTCACCCGTAAGAACCGGCGCAATGACCCGGACCGGCTCGTGCTGCGCAAGTACGACCCGGTCGTCCGTAAGCACGTCGACTTTCGCGAGGAGCGCTGA
- the rpsN gene encoding 30S ribosomal protein S14 codes for MAKVSKIVANQRRRQLVERYAERRAELKDIIRKPSSTTEQRAAAQAALQRLPRDASPVRLRNRDSVDGRPRGHLRKFGLSRVRVREMAHRGELPGLRKASW; via the coding sequence ATGGCCAAGGTATCCAAGATCGTCGCCAATCAGCGGCGGCGGCAGCTGGTCGAGCGGTATGCCGAGCGCCGTGCCGAACTGAAAGATATCATCCGAAAGCCCTCCAGCACAACGGAACAACGCGCCGCGGCGCAGGCCGCGCTGCAGCGGCTGCCGCGCGATGCCAGTCCGGTTCGGCTTCGCAACCGCGATTCGGTGGACGGCCGTCCGCGCGGTCATCTGCGCAAGTTCGGGCTGTCGCGGGTACGGGTACGCGAAATGGCGCACCGCGGCGAGCTACCCGGTCTGCGGAAAGCGAGTTGGTGA